From the Lysobacterales bacterium genome, one window contains:
- a CDS encoding phosphoglycerate dehydrogenase, with the protein MFKIKTLNNISQNGLKRLPTERYQIVDALDGADAVLVRSADMHAIDIPASVLAIARAGAGTNNIPIAAMSKRGVPVFNAPGANANAVKELVLAGMLLSARNIADALAFSASLPAEGGEELMEKEKKRFVGSELIGRTLGVIGLGAIGVRVANAARALGMRVIGFDPHMTVEGAWALSSDVIKAGSMNEVYAASDFISFHVPLNDATRGSFSLASLDAVKPGVVLLNFSRDGILAHDAIKAGLADGRIGRYVTDFPKPDYQGNPRVIGLPHLGASTEEAEENCALMVVDQLREFLEHGNVVNSVNFPTTRMHRTGKARICVANANKPNMIGQLSATLGAAGINIAQMHNASRGDHAYNLVDVDNDVGPEVVEHLRAIDGVLSVRVIA; encoded by the coding sequence ATGTTCAAGATCAAGACCCTGAACAACATTTCGCAGAACGGCCTCAAGCGTTTGCCGACCGAGCGTTACCAGATCGTCGATGCGCTGGACGGCGCCGACGCGGTCCTGGTGCGTTCCGCCGACATGCATGCGATCGACATTCCAGCTTCCGTGCTCGCGATTGCACGCGCTGGTGCCGGCACCAACAACATCCCGATCGCGGCGATGTCGAAACGCGGCGTGCCGGTGTTCAATGCCCCGGGCGCGAACGCCAACGCAGTGAAGGAGCTGGTGCTCGCCGGCATGCTGCTGTCGGCGCGCAACATCGCCGACGCACTGGCGTTCTCTGCTTCGCTGCCTGCCGAAGGCGGTGAGGAATTGATGGAGAAGGAGAAGAAGCGCTTTGTCGGGTCCGAGCTGATTGGCCGCACGTTGGGCGTGATCGGACTCGGTGCGATCGGCGTGCGTGTCGCCAATGCCGCGCGCGCGCTCGGCATGCGCGTGATCGGCTTCGATCCGCACATGACCGTCGAAGGCGCCTGGGCGCTGTCCTCCGACGTGATCAAGGCCGGTTCGATGAACGAGGTCTATGCGGCTTCGGACTTCATCAGCTTCCACGTGCCGCTGAACGACGCCACGCGTGGTTCGTTCTCGCTGGCCTCGCTCGATGCCGTCAAGCCCGGCGTCGTGCTGCTGAACTTCTCGCGCGACGGCATCCTCGCGCACGACGCGATCAAGGCCGGCCTGGCCGATGGCCGCATCGGTCGCTACGTCACCGATTTCCCGAAGCCGGACTATCAAGGCAATCCTCGGGTGATCGGCCTGCCGCATCTCGGTGCCTCGACCGAGGAGGCGGAAGAGAACTGCGCCTTGATGGTGGTCGACCAGCTCAGGGAATTCCTGGAACACGGCAATGTCGTGAACAGCGTGAATTTCCCGACCACGCGCATGCATCGCACCGGCAAGGCACGCATCTGCGTCGCCAACGCGAACAAGCCGAACATGATCGGCCAGTTGTCGGCGACACTGGGCGCGGCTGGCATCAACATCGCGCAGATGCACAATGCGTCGCGGGGTGATCATGCCTACAACCTGGTCGATGTCGACAACGATGTCGGCCCGGAGGTGGTCGAGCACCTGCGTGCGATCGATGGTGTGCTGTCGGTGCGGGTCATCGCATGA
- the pheA gene encoding prephenate dehydratase has protein sequence MSEGAPKPNLSEVRARIDAIDAAIQQLIAERANFARQVGQAKGPLKAAVDYYRPEREAQVLRMVIARNQGPLSNEEMVRLFREIMSACLAQQEPLKIAFLGPEGTFSQLAVHKHFGHSIHGLPLGTIEEVFQEVEAGHADFGVVPVENSTEGSVHPTHDMFLTSPLKICGEVELPIHQYLLAKQDDLARIERVFSHPQSLGQTRNWLRTHLPNAERVPVSSNAEAARRAKGSDDSAAIAGEGAAGVYDLKVLAGPIEDRPDNTSRFVVIGRDIFSPSGIDKTSLMLIAKDQPGALYHLLAPLAKHGISMTRIESRPTRQKKWQHAFFIDVNGHVEDDNMKQALGELGPVTDQLTVLGSYPVAVLSA, from the coding sequence ATGAGCGAGGGCGCGCCCAAGCCGAATCTGTCCGAGGTGCGGGCGCGCATCGACGCGATCGACGCCGCGATCCAGCAGCTGATTGCCGAACGCGCGAATTTTGCCCGCCAGGTCGGGCAAGCCAAGGGTCCGTTGAAGGCGGCAGTCGATTATTACCGGCCCGAGCGCGAGGCCCAGGTCTTGCGCATGGTCATCGCACGCAACCAGGGCCCGTTGTCGAACGAGGAAATGGTGCGGCTGTTCCGCGAGATCATGTCGGCCTGCCTGGCGCAGCAGGAGCCGCTGAAGATCGCGTTCCTCGGGCCTGAAGGCACGTTTTCGCAGCTTGCCGTGCACAAGCATTTCGGTCACTCGATCCATGGACTGCCACTCGGCACCATCGAGGAGGTGTTCCAGGAAGTCGAGGCCGGTCATGCCGATTTCGGCGTCGTGCCGGTCGAGAATTCGACCGAAGGCTCGGTGCACCCGACCCACGACATGTTCCTGACGTCGCCGCTGAAGATCTGCGGTGAAGTCGAGTTGCCGATCCATCAATACCTGCTGGCGAAGCAGGACGACCTTGCGCGCATCGAGCGCGTGTTTTCGCATCCGCAGTCGCTCGGGCAGACGCGCAACTGGCTGCGTACGCACCTGCCGAATGCCGAGCGCGTGCCGGTGTCGAGCAATGCCGAAGCAGCCCGGCGTGCGAAAGGGTCCGACGATTCGGCCGCCATCGCGGGCGAGGGTGCGGCGGGCGTCTACGACCTCAAGGTGCTGGCCGGCCCGATCGAGGATCGACCGGACAACACCTCGCGCTTCGTCGTGATCGGACGCGACATCTTTTCGCCGAGCGGCATCGACAAGACCTCGTTGATGCTGATCGCCAAGGACCAGCCCGGCGCGCTGTATCACCTGCTGGCACCCCTGGCGAAGCACGGCATCAGCATGACCCGCATCGAGTCTCGCCCGACCCGCCAGAAGAAGTGGCAGCACGCTTTCTTCATCGACGTGAACGGGCATGTCGAGGACGACAACATGAAGCAGGCGCTCGGTGAACTGGGGCCAGTCACCGACCAGCTGACCGTGTTGGGTTCATATCCGGTGGCGGTGCTGTCGGCATGA
- a CDS encoding histidinol-phosphate transaminase: MSGRPDFVAQAIAPLRKLVPYDPGHDLPAIRRQFAGRTLAELGSNENPWGPSPRVLERCAQLDASTLLRYPDPLGFDLRRALAARLGVDADEIVLGNGSHELLMLLAQAFAGPGDRIVFSEFGFAVFPISTATVGATPVRVPALPLDHPTAPRGHDLDAIAAAVTEDTKLVFIANPNNPTGTWFSRRALADFMTKIPAHVPIVVDEAYHEYVTDPDVGSAIELRARFPNVIVTRTFSKAYGLAGLRVGYLVAAADGCNVLNRVRESFNVNGVALALAEAALADQAHVASVRARTQAQVAALSHEIRGLDLFVHPSQTNFVLADFGREAAPIEAKLLAQGAVVRPMKGYGLPTCLRINNGTEADDTHLLDCLKEALR, encoded by the coding sequence ATGAGTGGACGGCCCGATTTCGTCGCGCAGGCCATCGCGCCGCTGCGCAAACTGGTGCCTTACGATCCGGGCCACGATCTGCCGGCAATCCGCCGCCAGTTCGCCGGTCGTACGCTGGCCGAGCTCGGTTCGAACGAGAACCCGTGGGGCCCGTCGCCGCGGGTGCTCGAACGCTGCGCGCAGCTCGATGCCTCGACCTTGCTGCGTTATCCCGACCCGCTCGGGTTCGATCTGCGCCGTGCGCTCGCGGCACGGCTGGGCGTCGACGCCGACGAGATCGTGCTGGGCAATGGTTCGCATGAGTTGTTGATGCTGTTGGCGCAGGCCTTTGCCGGCCCGGGCGATCGGATCGTGTTCAGCGAATTCGGATTCGCGGTCTTTCCGATCTCGACGGCGACCGTCGGCGCGACGCCGGTGCGTGTGCCGGCGTTGCCGCTCGATCATCCGACTGCACCGCGCGGCCATGATCTCGATGCCATTGCGGCCGCGGTGACCGAGGACACCAAGCTCGTCTTCATCGCCAATCCGAACAACCCGACCGGTACCTGGTTCTCCCGCAGGGCCTTGGCGGACTTCATGACGAAGATTCCGGCGCATGTTCCGATCGTCGTCGACGAGGCCTATCACGAATACGTGACCGATCCGGACGTGGGTTCGGCCATCGAACTGCGAGCACGCTTCCCGAACGTCATCGTCACCCGCACGTTCTCCAAGGCCTATGGTCTGGCCGGACTGCGCGTCGGTTATCTGGTCGCCGCCGCGGACGGCTGCAACGTGCTGAACCGGGTGCGCGAATCGTTCAACGTCAACGGCGTCGCGCTGGCGCTTGCGGAAGCGGCACTGGCGGACCAGGCGCATGTTGCGTCGGTGCGGGCACGCACACAGGCGCAGGTCGCGGCGCTGAGTCACGAGATTCGCGGGTTGGATCTGTTCGTGCATCCGTCGCAGACGAACTTCGTGCTGGCCGATTTCGGCCGCGAAGCCGCGCCGATCGAGGCGAAGCTGCTGGCGCAGGGCGCCGTCGTGCGGCCGATGAAGGGCTATGGCCTGCCGACCTGTTTGCGCATCAACAACGGTACCGAAGCGGACGATACGCATCTGCTGGATTGCCTGAAGGAAGCCCTGCGATGA
- the aroA gene encoding 3-phosphoshikimate 1-carboxyvinyltransferase, producing MSGGGLQFITGRAAPLRGRIRVPGDKSVSHRAIMFASLADGVSRITGFLEGEDTRATAAVFRALGVRIDAPNDGERIVHGVGVDGLRSAGATLDCGNAGTAMRLLAGLLAAQPFDSTLIGDASLSKRPMRRVIEPLARMGARIGADDGLPPLRVLGGLRLSGIDYTLPVASAQVKSALLLAGLYADGETTVREPHPTRDYTESMLRQFGVVIDYAPGHATLRGGQRLRASNVDVPADFSSAAFFLVAASIVPGSDLVLEAVGMNPRRTGLLATLRDMGADIAVEREAVQGGEAVADLRVRHAQLRGIEVPVERVPDMIDEFPALFVAAALAEGPTVVRGAAELRVKESDRLATMSTALRSLGARIDETPDGATIHGGAALIGGRVHARGDHRIAMSAAIAGQCASAPVVVDDCDNVATSFPGFVELATGIGMQLAASHPG from the coding sequence ATGAGTGGCGGCGGGTTGCAGTTCATCACCGGTCGTGCAGCGCCGTTGCGCGGGCGGATTCGCGTACCGGGCGACAAGTCGGTGTCGCATCGCGCCATCATGTTCGCAAGCCTGGCCGATGGGGTGTCGCGCATCACCGGCTTCCTCGAAGGCGAAGACACCCGCGCGACCGCGGCCGTATTCCGCGCGCTCGGCGTACGCATCGACGCGCCGAACGACGGCGAACGCATCGTCCATGGGGTCGGTGTCGATGGCCTGCGCAGTGCCGGGGCCACACTCGACTGCGGCAATGCCGGCACCGCGATGCGGCTGCTTGCCGGACTGCTGGCCGCACAACCGTTCGATTCGACCCTGATCGGCGACGCCTCGTTGTCGAAGCGGCCGATGCGGCGCGTGATCGAGCCGCTGGCCAGGATGGGGGCACGCATCGGAGCCGACGATGGCCTGCCGCCGCTGCGCGTCCTGGGCGGACTGCGGCTGAGTGGCATCGACTACACCTTGCCGGTCGCTTCCGCGCAGGTGAAATCGGCGCTGCTGCTGGCCGGTTTGTATGCCGACGGCGAGACCACGGTGCGCGAGCCGCATCCGACGCGCGACTACACCGAGTCGATGCTGCGCCAGTTCGGCGTCGTCATCGACTATGCGCCCGGGCACGCGACCTTGCGCGGCGGTCAGCGCCTGCGTGCAAGCAACGTCGACGTGCCGGCCGATTTTTCCTCGGCAGCGTTCTTTCTGGTAGCCGCCAGCATCGTGCCGGGTTCCGATCTGGTGCTCGAGGCGGTCGGCATGAACCCGCGCCGCACCGGACTGCTTGCCACCTTGCGCGACATGGGTGCCGACATCGCGGTGGAACGCGAAGCGGTGCAGGGCGGTGAGGCCGTCGCCGACCTGCGCGTTCGCCATGCCCAGCTGCGCGGCATCGAGGTTCCGGTCGAGCGCGTGCCGGACATGATCGACGAATTCCCGGCCCTGTTCGTGGCCGCGGCGTTGGCCGAAGGTCCGACCGTCGTGCGCGGCGCGGCGGAATTGCGCGTCAAGGAAAGCGATCGGCTTGCGACGATGAGCACGGCCTTGCGCAGTCTCGGGGCGCGCATCGACGAAACGCCCGATGGCGCCACGATTCATGGCGGTGCGGCGTTGATCGGAGGCCGTGTGCACGCCCGTGGCGACCATCGCATCGCGATGAGTGCCGCCATCGCCGGACAATGCGCTTCCGCGCCGGTCGTCGTTGACGACTGCGACAATGTCGCGACGTCGTTCCCCGGTTTCGTCGAACTGGCCACGGGTATCGGCATGCAACTGGCCGCCTCGCATCCCGGGTAG